A region of Vigna radiata var. radiata cultivar VC1973A chromosome 10, Vradiata_ver6, whole genome shotgun sequence DNA encodes the following proteins:
- the LOC106775426 gene encoding DNA oxidative demethylase ALKBH2: MNIYPSSMNVLKLKAVPNENRKENVKRETVDLGNGSDVVYIQRLIPSDQSWKWFQYLDEHIPWTKPTIRVFGKSFLQPRETCYVATPGLTELTYSGYQPQTYSWDDYPPLKDMLEAVHNALPGSSFNSLLLNRYNGGNDYVGWHSDDEKLYGPTPEIASLTFGCERDFVLKKKPCKKSCDGSDEPASKRLKKGSHDVDQHKFRLKHGSLLVMRGYTQRDWIHSVPKRAKAEGKRINLTFRRVF, encoded by the exons ATGAACATTTATCCATCATCGATGAATGTGTTGAAGCTGAAGGCGGTGCCGAATGAGAACCGTAAAGAGAATGTGAAAAGGGAAACGGTGGATCTCGGAAATGGAAGCGACGTCGTATACATTCAGAGGTTAATACCCTCCGATCAGTCATGGAAATGGTTCCAGTATCTCGACGAACACATTCCATGGACCAAACCCACCATTCGCGTCTTCGGAAAATCCTTCCTTCAG CCTCGAGAGACATGTTATGTTGCAACTCCAGGTTTGACTGAGCTGACTTACAGCGGGTATCAGCCGCAAACATATTCCTGGGATGATTATCCACCACTTAAAGACATGTTGGAGGCT GTCCATAACGCTCTTCCTGGGAGTAGTTTTAATAGCTTACTCTTAAATAGGTACAATGGTGGTAATGACTATGTTGGTTGGCATTCTGATGATGAGAAGCTTTATGGACCAACACCTGAAATTGCGTCTCTAACTTTTGGATGTGAACGTGACTTTGTTCTGAAGAAGAAGCCATGTAAAAAATCTTGTG ATGGAAGTGATGAACCTGCCAGCAAGAGATTAAAGAAGGGTAGCCATGACGTTGATCAGCATAAGTTTAGACTTAAGCATGGTTCACTTTTGGTGATGAGAGGCTATACCCAAAGAGATTGGATTCACTCTGTGCCCAAACGTGCAAAAGCTGAAGGCAAGCGCATTAACCTTACCTTTAGGCGGGTTTTTTGA
- the LOC106774587 gene encoding protein C2-DOMAIN ABA-RELATED 11 — MMSEQLGLLKVIVVQGKRLVIRDFKTSDPYVVLKLGNQTAKTKVINSCLNPVWNEELNFTLTEPLGVLNLEVFDKDLLKADDKMGNAFLNLQPLVSAARLRDILRVSSGETTLRKVIPDTENCLVRESSINCVNGEVVQNVWLRLRGVESGELELIIKLATPITPKTECRICNCPK; from the exons ATGATGAGTGAACAATTGGGGCTGCTAAAAGTCATTGTTGTGCAAGGGAAAAGGTTGGTGATCCGGGATTTCAAGACCAGTGATCCTTATGTTGTCCTGAAACTAGGGAACCAG ACTGCAAAGACCAAGGTAATTAACAGCTGCTTGAATCCTGTTTGGAATGAAGAGCTTAATTTCACTCTTACAGAACCCTTGGGAGTTCTGAATTTG gaaGTGTTTGATAAAGATCTGTTGAAGGCTGATGACAAGATGGGAAATGCTTTCCTCAACCTTCAACCATTAGTGTCTGCAGCGAGATTAAGAGATATCTTAAGAGTGTCCTCTGGTGAGACAACCTTAAGGAAGGTCATACCTGATACTGAAAACTGTCTTGTCCGTGAAAGCAGTATCAATTGTGTTAATGGTGAGGTGGTGCAGAATGTTTGGTTAAGGCTTCGTGGAGTAGAGTCTGGGGAACTAGAGTTGATCATCAAACTGGCCACTCCTATTACTCCTAAAACAGAGTGCAGAATTTGCAATTGTCCCAAGTGA
- the LOC106775705 gene encoding sister chromatid cohesion protein PDS5 homolog A-A, giving the protein MAQKPHLLLEELGSKLESLPSSHDALIELLQQAASCLTDLDQSPSASALESMKPFFNAIVKPELLKHEDSDVKLLVAICVCEITRITAPEAPYSDDVLKDIFQLIVGTFSGLSDTSGPSFDRRVAILETLAKYRSCVVMLDLECDDLVNEMFSTFFAVARDDHPESVLSSMQTIMAVLLEESEDVHPDLLSILLSSLGRDRRDVSGAARKLSLSIVQQCMEKLEPSIKQFLLSLILGDSEEMNSQVQYDEVIYDLYCCAPQILYEVFPYVTRELMTDKLETRLKAVNLVGDIISLPGSTISEALQTTFSEFLKRLTDRDFGVRMSVLEHAKSCLLSNPLRPEAPQIISSVSDGLLDSDEKFRKQVVDVICDVACHTLNAVSHETVKLVAERLCDKSLLVKKYTMGRLAEIYRVFCENSSNTVNPSEYDWIPGKIIRCFYDKDFRSDIIESILCESLFPSDFSINDIVKHWVGIFSRFDKVEAKALEKILEQKQRLQEEMRKYLALRQTNQGKDIPEVQKKILFCFRVMSRSFADPTKAEESFQILDQLQDPNLWKILTDLIDPNTSFHQTREYRDEFLKILGENHQLYEFLNTLYIKCSYLLFNKEHVKAVLSEIITNKSSENDHHIQYCMNILVIIARFCPYLFSGTEVELVNLLKDNSDMIKEGVLNVLAKAGGTIREQLAVTSSSVDLMLERLCLEGSQIQAKYAVHALAAITKDDGLKSLSVLYKRLVDMLEEKTHLPAVLQSLGCIAQTAMPVFETRESEIEAFIINKILKSDSKEDHSRISWDDRSDLCVLKIYGIKTLVKSYLPAKDAHVRPGIDGLLGILRNILSYGEISKELQSSSVDKAHLRLASAKAVLRLSRLWDHKIPVDIFHLTLRVTEIGFPQAKKVFLSKVHQYIKDNLLDTKYACAFIFNIFGFKDSKPEEFAEDKQNLNDIIHMHHQTRAWQLSGQSDANSLTAYPEYILTYLVHALANISCPNIDDCKTVEAYDNLYRQLHLILSMLVQRDDDVKSEVAINNEKEIISTITSIFWSIKQSEDVVDASKSKNSHAICDLGLAITNRLVGKDVDLQALSNSVSLPPMLYKACEKESGPMVSKEKSWLADESVLAHFESLELEMVSSQLAKDDTSKDGEKDRKEMSLGKIIKDIKSQGTKGKRVKKKKAVLAEKKKAVPAEKKKAVPAETKKAENDIDILNVVRQINIDNLGLSTNFESSNGHENSLSKKLQKDPERATIKKRKGEDLTLVPVPKRKRSSFGHGKSRSSSTPSKAPPRGSGEDSSRVKLLSGAEFTPDTDSKTIQRKKVKGNEPSVQAKAKVSKSYHDDKSKEHDMKSPDNTKPTDKSKGDKFKSSTGSAKKLKRKSIGGLAKCITKEGESDAEDLIGCRIKVWWPLDKKFYEGNVKSYDSSKRKHVILYDDGDVEVLCLEKERWELVDKGGKSNKKLKLSKTVSSREVSTGKKQRSYSTSESKKTKQIVNGKSPSKQVKHGQKGASKIDFHREDAKEGSDLTNPEDTVISKAEINSGGSEAEQVEGSGVIITKRKKISKKPKSVLRGKKPKKEKSSSYKKESDQEKQEYVGRLSKEGVPQGDQNNGAESSLKEIDVNESRGALRENDIGEESGSEGNQNDSNGESSPREVKKSPIESASPDSAKIAEISDDEPLCKWRRPSGKKISGQKR; this is encoded by the exons ATGGCTCAGAAGCCTCACCTTCTGCTCGAGGAGCTGGGATCCAAGCTCGAATCTCTTCCCTCCTCCCACGACGCTCTCATCGAGCTCTTGCAG CAAGCTGCATCATGCCTTACTGACTTGGATCAATCACCATCAGCTTCAGCATTGGAGTCAATGAAGCCCTTTTTTAATGCAATTGTTAAGCCAGAACTGCTAAAGCACGAGGATAGTGACGTCAAGCTTCTAGTTGCAATATGTGTTTGTGAGATTACTCGAATCACCGCGCCTGAAGCTCCTTACAGTGATGATGTTCTAAAG GACATATTTCAGTTGATTGTGGGCACTTTTAGTGGTCTGAGTGATACAAGTGGCCCATCCTTTGATCGGAGAGTTGCTATACTGGAGACGCTTGCAAAATATAGATCCTGTGTTGTAATGCTGGATCTTGAATGTGATGATCTGGTGAATGAAATGTTCAGTACTTTCTTTGCAGTTGCCAG AGATGATCATCCAGAGAGTGTTCTGTCATCCATGCAAACGATAATGGCTGTTCTTTTAGAAGAAAGTGAGGATGTACATCCGGATCTTTTGTCTATTCTACTGTCTTCACTAGGCCGTGACAGAAGA GATGTTTCTGGGGCTGCAAGGAAGCTTTCCTTGAGTATTGTACAACAATGCATGGAGAAACTTGAACCGAGTATCAAACAATTTTTACTATCATTAATATTAGGAGACAGCGAGGAAATGAACAGTCAAGTTCAATACGATGAAGTTATCTATGATCTCTATTGCTGTGCTCCTCAGATCCTATATGAAGTTTTTCCTTATGTTACAAGAGAGCTAATG ACTGACAAGCTGGAAACTCGTTTGAAAGCAGTGAACTTGGTTGGGGATATAATTTCTCTTCCTGGATCCACCATTTCTGAAGCACTTCAGACAACATTTTCAGAGTTTTTAAAGAGATTGACTGATAGAGATTTTGGGGTTCGCATGTCTGTACTTGAGCATGCAAAGAGTTGTCTGCTGTCAAATCCTTTGAGGCCTGAAGCTCCTCAAATTATCT CTTCCGTTTCTGATGGACTGCTGGATTCTGATGAGAAATTTCGAAAGCAAGTTGTGGATGTTATCTGTGATGTAGCATGCCATACCCTAAATGCAGTCTCTCATGAAACTGTGAAACTTGTCGCTGAGCGGCTTTGTGATAAATCT CTACTTGTTAAAAAGTATACTATGGGGAGATTGGCTGAGATATATAGAGTTTTTTGTGAGAATAGTTCCAACACAGTTAATCCCAGTGAATATGACTGGATTCCAGGGAAGATCATTAGATGTTTCTATGACAAAGATTTCAG ATCGGATATAATTGAATCAATTCTTTGTGAATCCTTGTTTCCATCAGATTTTTCAATCAATGATATAGTTAAACATTGGGTTGGGATTTTCTCTAGATTTGATAAAGTGGAGGCCAAGGCTCTTGAAAAGATACTTGAACAAAAACAAAG ATTACAGGAAGAAATGCGAAAATATTTAGCTCTGAGGCAGACTAATCAG GGGAAAGACATTCCTGAGGTCCAGAAAAAGATTTTGTTCTGTTTCCGTGTAATGTCTCGTTCATTTGCTGACCCAACAAAGGCAGAAGAGAGTTTTCAGATTCTTGATCAATTACAAGATCCTAATCTCTGGAAAATTTTGACAGATCTTATTGATCCAAATACCAGCTTCCATCAAACTCGTGAATACAGG GATGAATTCCTTAAAATACTCGGTGAAAATCATCAGCTCTATGAATTTCTGAATACTCTTTATATAAAGTGTTCCTATTTACTTTTCAACAAGGAGCATGTGAAAGCTGTTCTTTCAGAAATCATCACAAATAAATCCTCAGAGAATGATCATCATATACAATATTGTATGAACATATTAGTG ATAATTGCTCGATTCTGTCCATATCTTTTTAGTGGCACTGAGGTGGAGCTGGTGAATTTACTTAAGGATAATAGTGATATGATTAAAGAGGGTGTTCTGAATGTTTTGGCAAAGGCTGGTGGTACTATTCGTGAACAGCTCGCAGTTACATCAAG TTCTGTAGACCTTATGTTGGAGAGATTATGTTTAGAAGGAAGTCAAATACAAGCCAAGTATGCTGTTCATGCTCTGGCTGCAATTACAAAGGACGATGGCCTCAAGTCTCTTTCTGTTCTGTACAag AGACTTGTAGATATGCTGGAAGAGAAAACACATCTACCTGCAGTATTACAGTCTCTGGGGTGTATAGCACAGACTGCAATGCCTGTATTTGAAACTAGAGAAAGTGAAATTGAAGCATTTATAATCaacaagattctgaaaagtgaTAGT AAAGAAGATCACTCAAGAATATCTTGGGATGATAGGAGCGATCTTTGTGTTTTGAAG ATATATGGCATCAAAACCCTAGTGAAAAGCTACTTGCCAGCCAAAGATGCTCATGTTCGTCCTGGTATAGATGGTCTTCTGGGTATCCTGAGAAACATACTGTCTTATGGTGAAATATCAAAGGAACTACAGTCAAG CTCAGTTGATAAGGCCCATTTGCGACTTGCTTCTGCAAAGGCAGTTCTTCGTTTATCAAGGCTCTGGGATCACAAGATACCTGTTGATATTTTCCACTTAACTCTAAGAGTAACAGAG ATTGGTTTCCCTCAAGCTAAGAAGGTTTTCTTAAGCAAAGTTCATCAATATATAAAGGACAACCTTTTAGATACCAAATATGCATGTGCCTTTATATTCAACATATTTGGATTCAAGGATTCCAAGCCAGAGGAGTTTGCAGAG GACAAGCAGAACCTGAATGACATTATTCACATGCATCACCAAACCAGGGCTTGGCAGCTTTCTGGACAATCGGATGCAAATTCCTTGACCGCTTACCCTGAATACATCCTTACATACCTAGTTCATGCCCTTGCTAACATATCCTGCCCCAATATTGATGACTGTAAGACTGTTGAAGCATACGATAATCTATACAG GCAGCTACACTTGATACTATCAATGCTAGTGCAAAGAGATGATGACGTCAAGTCAGAAGTAGCTATTAACAATGAGAAGGAAATTATATCTACCATTACTTCTATCTTTTGGAGTATTAAGCAATCCGAAGATGTGGTTGATGCATCAAAATCAAAG AATTCGCATGCCATATGTGACCTTGGGTTAGCAATTACTAATCGTCTAGTAGGGAAGGATGTTGATTTACAAGCGTTGTCTAATTCAGTTTCTCTACCTCCAATGCTATACAAAGCATGTGAGAAGGAAAGTGGCCCCATG GTGAGCAAAGAGAAATCCTGGTTGGCTGATGAAAGTGTCTTGGCTCACTTTGAATCACTTGAATTAGAAATG GTTTCATCTCAATTAGCTAAGGATGACACTTCAAAGGAcggtgaaaaagatagaaaagaaatgtcccttggaaaaataataaaggacATAAAATCTCAGGGAACCAAGGGCAAaagagttaaaaagaaaaaggctgTGCTAGCTGAAAAGAAAAAGGCTGTGCCAGCTGAAAAGAAAAAGGCTGTGCCAGCTGAAACAAAAAAGGCTGAAAACGATATCGATATCCTAAATGTGGTCAGACAAATTAACATAGATAACTTGGGATTATCCACTAATTTTGAATCTAGTAATGGTCATGAAAATTCATTGAGTAAGAAGTTGCAGAAGGATCCAGAACGGGCAACAATTAAAAAGCGAAAAGGAGAAGACTTAACCCTGGTTCCAGTGCCTAAACGTAAACGGTCTTCCTTTGGCCATGGAAAATCAAGGTCGAGTAGTACCCCATCAAAGGCTCCTCCGAGAGGTTCAGGGGAAGACTCTTCTAGAGTGAAGTTGCTATCGGGTGCAGAATTTACCCCCGATACAGATAGCAAAACAATTCAGAGAAAAAAGGTTAAAGGCAATGAGCCCTCAGTACAAGCAAAAGCCAAGGTTTCCAAGAGCTATCATGATGACAAATCTAAAGAGCATGACATGAAG AGTCCTGATAATACAAAGCCAACTGACAAGTCTAAAGGTGACAAATTCAAGTCATCCACAGGATCTGCtaaaaaactgaaaagaaaaagtattggAGGATTGGCTAAG TGTATAACAAAGGAAGGTGAAAGTGATGCTGAAGATCTAATTGGCTGCAGAATTAAAGTTTGGTGGCCTTTAGATAAGAA ATTTTATGAAGGCAATGTTAAGTCATACGATTCTTCAAAGAGGAAACATGTG ATATTATATGATGATGGGGATGTAGAAGTGCTCTGTTTGGAAAAGGAGCGATGGGAGCTTGTTGACAAGGGTGGCAAATCTAATAAG AAGCTAAAACTCTCAAAAACTGTGTCTTCCCGTGAAGT GTCTACTGGGAAGAAGCAGAGAAGTTATAGTACTTCAGAAAGTAAAAAGACAAAACAAAT AGTTAATGGTAAATCTCCTAGCAAGCAAGTAAAACATGGACAAAAAGGTGCCTCAAAAATCGATTTCCATCGTGAGGATGCCAAAGAGGGTTCTGACTTAACAAACCCTGAAGATACTGTTATATCTAAAGCTGAGATTAACTCAG GTGGTTCTGAAGCGGAACAGGTCGAAGGATCTGGCGTAATAATAactaaaaggaagaaaattagCAAGAAACCAAAATCAGTTTTACGTGGAAAGAAACCCAAGAAAGAGAAGAGCTCAAGTTATAAGAAAGAATCAGATCAAGAGAAGCAGGAATATGTTGGGAGGCTTTCTAAAGAGGGTGTCCCACAAGGAGATCAAAATAATGGTGCAGAAAGTAGTTTGAAAGAGATAGATGTCAATGAGTCAAGAGGAGCTTTGAGAGAAAATGATATTGGAGAAGAATCCGGTTCTGAAGGGAACCAAAATGACAGCAATGGGGAAAGTAGTCCCAGAGAAGTGAAAAAATCACCTATAGAGTCAGCGAGTCCTGATAGTGCCAAAATTGCTGAAATTTCTGATGACGAGCCGCTG TGCAAATGGAGGCGTCCTTCGGGAAAGAAAATCTCAGGGCAAAAACGGTGA
- the LOC106775078 gene encoding tRNA methyltransferase 10 homolog A yields MPESPGGGDAGAPPQTTELERPHTDQNAAEKTDADPPVLSKNAQKKLAKQQRFEAKKAEKKAAAKEQKRRDVERKRKEWEDSLAGVSQEERAKLLESRRTLRKERMEKRSLEKENKRERLTVAREQGQNVIVDLQFSHLMNPNEIHSLVQQVMYCYAVNGRCASPAHLWLTGCDGEMDSALKRIPGFDKWIIEKENRSYIEALCDRKEDLVYLTADSEIVLEELDLKKFYIIGGLVDRNRWKGITLKKAQEQGIQTAKLPIGNFMKMSSSQVLTVNQVVEILLKFLETRDWKTSFFAVIPQRKRCQSDSEGNAENTLEEEDEQNDGLMASKKKCVEEVPSNS; encoded by the exons ATGCCGGAATCACCCGGCGGCGGAGACGCCGGCGCTCCACCGCAGACAACCGAGTTGGAAAGGCCCCACACTGACCAAAACGCCGCCGAAAAAACCGACGCGGATCCTCCGGTGCTCTCGAAGAACGCACAGAAGAAGCTGGCAAAGCAGCAAAGGTTCGAGGCGAAAAAGGCGGAGAAGAAAGCCGCGGCGAAGGAGCAGAAGCGAAGAGATGTAGAGAGAAAGCGCAAGGAGTGGGAAGACAGCCTCGCCGGCGTCTCTCAAGAGGAGAGAGCGAAGCTATTGGAGTCTCGAAGAACCCTCCGCAAGGAGAGAATGGAGAAGAGGTCACTGGAgaaagagaacaagagagagagACTAACTGTAGCGAGAGAACAAGGTCAAAACGTCATCGTCGATCTCCAGTTTTCTCACCTCATGAACCCTAACGAAATCCACAGCCTCGTTCAGCAG GTTATGTATTGTTATGCTGTGAATGGAAGGTGCGCTTCTCCTGCGCATCTTTGGCTCACTGGCTGCGACGGGGAAATGGATAGTGCATTGAAGCGGATTCCGGGGTTTGATAAATGGATAATTGAGAAGGAGAATAGGTCTTACATTGAAGCCTTGTGTGATCGAAAGGAGGATTTGGTTTATCTCACTGCGGATTCAGAGATTGTTCTTGAAGAACTTGATTTGAAGAAGTTTTATATTATTGGCGGGTTGGTGGATAGGAACCGGTGGAAGGGCATAACGTTGAAGAAAGCACAAGAGCAAGGGATCCAAACGGCTAAACTCCCCATAGGAAATTTCATGAAGATGTCTAGCTCTCAG GTTCTTACTGTGAATCAAGTGGTAGAAATATTACTCAAGTTCTTGGAGACGAGGGACTGGAAAACATCTTTTTTTGCCGTTATCCCTCAACGGAAAAGATGTCAATCCGATTCAGAAGGAAATGCAGAAAATACGCTAGAGGAAGAAGACGAACAAAACGATGGTCTAATggcaagtaaaaaaaaatgtgttgagGAGGTCCCTTCAAACAGTTAG